TTTGTCATTTATATGTCTCGTACCATCTTTGTCGGGAATACGGCTTGGGGTGGGGACCCGGAAATGGAGATCTTCTATCGAATATTTCTGATCTTTCATATTATCCTTGCCACGGTGGCAGCGGTCTTCGGGATTTCCACTTTGGTGCTTGGGTTCAAAAAGAAATTCAAGACACATCGCCGTTGGGGGAGATTTACATCCATGATCTGGTTTAGCAGTGCTATCACAGGCGTTATTGTATACGTTTTGTTGTACCTGCTGTATCCTGGTGGACACACTCGTCCGGTATGGGAAGTCATTTTGGGTGTTTAATGCAATGAATTGAATTCTTTGAAAATATGAAAATGGATGTATCCACCCGTGGATTGGTCCAAGCTTCCTCTCGCATTCATTCATAGAATGAGTTCGAGAGGGGGAAAACAAATGAAAAAAACAGTCCATGTAAGTCAAACGTATCCACGTCTCACGGTGTATTCAGAAGAGGATTATCGTGGAAGAAGCAGGGTATACCGTGGTAACACGGGTCTCCGTAATCTGGACAACATCCTGGGTGGGGTAGAAAGCCTGCGTTTCTTCTCGACAAGTTCGAATGCAACGTTGGTTGTGTTTACGAGACCTAACTTTCAAGGCGGATTCCGCGTCTTTCGTGGGAACACCAACTTGAGAGATTTGGATGATCTGATTCGTGGCAATGATGTGGAATCTTTGATTTCCACCAATCAACGGCTTACTTTGGACGAAATTCGTGCGATTCGCAGTAATCGCAGCCTGCCAAGTGGCTACAACCTCGTTTAAGGATTAAACCTCTTCAGTATTCAGGTGCCGAAAAAAAGGAAAGAGCTGTTCCGAATTGTGTTCGCACAATATAGGATACAGCTCTTTTTTTGGTTTGAGGAGTTATCCTAATCTCCACCACCGCCGCCACTGTCCCCACCGCCACTATCTTCACCACTGTCGTTGCTGGTTCCGCTATCGCTACTGTGATGGTAATTAGATCCCGAAAAAGAATCACTGTCATGATGCTTGTGATCG
This window of the Paenibacillus marchantiae genome carries:
- a CDS encoding DUF420 domain-containing protein, with amino-acid sequence MDMYFLLPTISTSFIVISAVLVGIGWVLIIRGKREAHQTAMIAGAIAALLFFVIYMSRTIFVGNTAWGGDPEMEIFYRIFLIFHIILATVAAVFGISTLVLGFKKKFKTHRRWGRFTSMIWFSSAITGVIVYVLLYLLYPGGHTRPVWEVILGV